A region of the Nitrospirota bacterium genome:
CTTTCGGAACAAGGAGCTGCGATGGCGCGAGTTGGGTTTGGGTGCCTTCTGTTCGGTTCTGCCGGATCTGGATGTGGTCGGGTTTCCTTTGGGCATTCAGTACGGTGATATGTGGGGCCACCGTGGGCTGACCCACTCAGTATTGTTTGCGGCGCTGCTGGCCGGGATTCTTGTGGCTCTGTGGTGTCGGGGCAAACCGGCGATAGCAATGACGGGATTATTTCTGTATTTCTTTCTCTGTACTGCGTCACATGGTGTGCTTGATGCGATGACGGATGGAGGGTTGGGCGTGGCGTTTTTCTCTCCATTCGATACGACGAGGTACTTCCTCGCGGTCCGACCGGTCCTTGTGTCTCCCATCGGGATCAGCGAATTCTTCAGCGAGTATGGGGCCCGTGTTCTGGCCAACGAAGCAGTTTGGATTTGGCTCCCATCTCTCGCGCTGTTCGTGCTGCTTCGTGCAATCCAGCATGTCCGAGGAGCAAAGAGTCCATAGTATAGGATCCGATCTTGGTCATGTTCGACGTCATCCTCTATCAGCCTGAAATTCCTCCGAACACCGGCAACATCATACGGCTCTGTGCCAATACTGGCGCAAGGCTGCATCTCGTCAAACCCCTGGGCTTTTCACTGGAGGATAAGCAATTGCTCCGGGCAGGATTGGATTATCACGAATTCGCGACGATGACGGTTCACGAGAGCTGGGCCGATTGCCTCGCAGCTTTCAACGATCGTCGTCTGTTTGCGGTCTCCACCAAAGGCACTCAACGGTATGACTTGGTTGACTATGCTGCCGGCGATGTTTTTGTATTTGGTCCGGAAAGTCGTGGGTTGCCGTCTGAGATCTTACAGAGTGTTGCTGAACAGCAGCGTATCCGAGTCCCCATGGTTCCAGGAAACCGCAGCCTCAACCTTTCCAACGCAGTATCGGTGGTCCTCTATGAAGCCTGGCGGCAGGTCGGATTCGGGATGCGCCGGTAAGTATAGAAAGGTTCGAAAACTAGAAATGCTAGACAAGATGCCTGGCTCGCCACACACTGGTGCAGGGCAACGCATGACTGGTATGGGTAAGGGCTACGCTGGAAGAGCATCGTGATTCGGGGGGTATCGATGAAGAACGAGCGCTGGTGCTACGTGGTTGCAACGGTATCGGGAGTACTTGGATGGGTTGTCATCGCGTGGGTATCGGGCCGTCGGGAGGCGTGGGATTCAGAGTGGTATTTTCAGGCAGGGATTCCTGCTCAGTGCCTCGTATCGGCTGTCTTAGGGTATCTTGCCCCTGTTCGTCCGTGGCGGTGGGGAGCGGTCCCGTTGGGAGCGCAATCTGTGTGGATGCTGGCATCTCAGGGCGTAGGAAATCTATTCCCACTCGGATTGATCATGAGCGCCGTGCTCGCAGTGCCTCCCATTCTTGCTGCCCGGTTTGGCGCATTCCTTGGCCGGAAGGCGGTATGAGGCGAAGTAACTCCACCTGGTTCCTCCCGTTGTCGAATCCTGCCATCAGTAAAGGTTGTCGCCGTGTGTCGCTCATAGATCGCCCTCTTTCAGACAGCGCCCGAATCCCTGTTGCTCGGCAAAGTAATAAGCATAATGCAGGGCTGCCAGATTCGCGACTCGTTCTTCCGCCTCTTCCCGATTATCCGTGTAGACGATCGTGAGCCCATATCGCGCCGTCAGTGCATCCAGGAAATCCGTCATGCCGTTCTTGTGGTATTGATTGAGGCGCCCTCCGGCTTTGCGGTGCTGGAGCGTCCCCTCAATGACAAGAAAGCGGGAGGGAAAGGCCAGGAGTTGTTCAAGTTCATGAAGAAAGGGCAAGCGATTGTCGGAGGGATTCGAATAGATCGTGGAAAGCACCTCCACGCCAATACATTTGATGCAGAGGAGTTCGGGTGTTTCGGCAATGGCATAGCTGCCGGCTGAGAGAGGCTCTCGAATGACTCCGGCGATGCGGACGAACCCGTGGAAGTCGTAGGGGAAATGCTCTCGAGGATCGACGTAGAGATGAATGGCCGGCACCATGGTTGTCGGCTGACCCTGCCGGGAGAGCATAATGAGCGATTGGGGGCCGCGAGGGTCCTGGGGGGATCGTGGCCTCTGTTGAGGACGTGACGTTGTGGAGGAGTAGGATTCAGAAGATGGGCCTGTTGCAGGGGATGGGCGGGGCGGCGGCCCGTGGGAGGCCGATGACTGTATCTTGGCATCGTAGCTGGTGCGTGCGACCGGGTCGCTGAGGGTTTGATAGGCCTGGTTGATTAGTTGTGTCCTGGCTTCCGCCTTGCGGTGCAATGTCGGCGCATGATTGAAGCGATCCGGATGCCAGACCTGAATCTGCTCATGCCAGGCTTTTTTGATGTCAGCATCCGTTGCGGTGGGCAAGAGTTCGAGAAGCGTATAATAGTTGGTCGTTCGTTCTTCCCGCACCGGCCTCTCCTGTGTCAGCTCACGAAGTGTAGCGGAGTAGAAGAGGGAGTTCTAGCAGGGTGCTAAAATGATGTGCCCGCGCCACGGTTATGGTGTGTGGCTATCCGGCGTGACCACGGAGTGTCCCGAACCTGTTAGAATCCCAGCTCCTTTTCAAGATCGGCCTGACCCTTCTTAAACTGTTTCTTCTCCTGCTCGTCCTTTTTCTTCTCAAGATTTTGCAGCGCCTCTTGCCGTTTTTTCAGGACCTCGTTTTCCTTCTTGCGGGCCGACTCTTCTTTTTCCTCGGCAAGCGAGACCGCTTGCGCGGTCCTGATGGCGTCATCGGGCACCGTCATCCAGTTGAGGCGATAGCCGGGTCGTTTGAGCGCCTGCTCCTGATAGAGCACGACGTAACGAGTGGGATAGCTCCGTTGCCCGATCTGCCGCTCTTCCAACACATAGACGGTTGGTGAGCCGAAGAGATTCGGCTCGTATGAATCCAGATACGTTCTGCTGCCTTGCCTGGCTCCGACTGAGGCAATCTTCTGCATGAACTCCGTATAGGCCTGAAGATTCGAAGGATCCGGAGGCTGGGCACTTTCTACTGCCTTCCCTTCCGCCTCCCGCGCAAGGTTCATGGCCTCATCCTCGTCCTGCAACTGATAGCGGTACTTGTCCTTGAACTCTTGTAACGGAAATGGCCCCTTCTTGGCCTTGCTCTTGAAGAATTGGGCTGGGTCGCTTTTCCCGCTCTTGGACACATAGGACAGACGACCGACGGCTGCATCACTCAAATCAAATAAATAGATACTGTCAGGTGCCACGGGCATCGAGTATTTCCCCGCGTCTACCGGAGCCTGTGGCGTCCGTCCTACGCTCATCGGCATAACTCGCTGTTTCAGCAAGACGAGAGTATTGCCCTTTCCGTGCGAAAGCATATTCGAAGCAGCATTCCTGACATCTGGAACCGGGTCATTGGTTAGCGGTGCAAGCACTTCCACATCGCTGTCTTGCGGACCGATCATGCCGATGGCATCCGCGGCGGCGATACGCAACTCAACCTCGTCGCTCTTAAACATCCGCACAATGCGAGGCATGTGGGCTCGATCGGCCGTGGCGCCTAGCGTCCGCAAGTCCTCCTTCAGGATTTCGACCGCGCTCTTCCTCACCTTTTCGCAATCCGCCTCATGAATAGGTTTGCGTAGGCAGCTTTCGATATATTTCTTCACGGGCTCCTTGATAGGGTAAGACTCTTGAGTCGCCCCTGTCGATGTGAACGGAAGAAAGACAGCGACCCAAAGCACCCAGAAGATTGTCCCGGCAACGAAGAGTTGAACCGGCTTAATCGATCGTTTCCCTGAACGGCCTGGTTGTTTCATCGATCGTCGCATGCTATTTCCCCAGTTCATTGCCGACTCCATCCGTATCTGACGCCGCGCTACCAATACTCTCTTTCTCCCCCTTAATGGATCTGTCGATCCTATCCATGCTTCCGCTCAATTGCGGGCAATTCCCCTTGATTTTGGTCACCTCGTCAATGGTCGCCTGATTTCTTGGCAGCTTGCCCTGTAGCCAGTGCTTCCAAATCTCATTGCCGATGCTCTTGCAATCTTGAGCCGACCAGCTGTCGGGCGGAATCCACACCATGACCCCCCACAAGCACATGCCGCACGTAATCAGACGCGAAGTTGTCATAAGCCCCCCTATCTCCTTCCGGCGCGATGCAGTATAACCCCGCCTATGAATTCAAGCAGGGTCCGCTTCATCCCGTTTGTTCTTTGTACGGCCGCCGTAGCCGTCTACTACACGGCTTTCAACGGTGACTTCCACTACGATGATGCCGCATCAATTCTTGAGAATCCTCATCTCGACGGTTGGCAGACCTTCCTGGGCCATCTCGATCATATGGTCCGGCTGGTGTTGTATACCACATTCCTGTTTGATCGCTCACTCTATGGAGCTGCCCCTGCCGGCTACCATCTGCTCAATCTCCTGTTGCACCTGGGCTCCGGACTCCTGGTCTATCTCATTGTCACCAGGGCCGTTACAGAAGAAACCAGGCATGTGCCTGTTTGGACTGCACTGGTGTTTCTCGTTCATCCCATCGCGACGGAAACGGTGACGTACATCTCCGGGCGGGCGTCAGGTCTGATGGCGTTCTTATATCTTTTCGCCCTGTTTTTGTACCTCAAGGCTGACGAGCACTCAGAAAACGTCACACGTCGCCGGCTCTACCTGTCAGGCGCGGTCGCCTCATTCGTACTGGCAATCGGCTCCAAGGAAACAGCCGTCACGCTGCCCGTCATCCTCCTGCTCTGGGATATGGTGATCCGCAAGCTGAAGGGCCCCTCTCTCCGCACCGGTATCCTCACCCGCCATCTACCATTTTGGATCGTCCTGCTTCTTGCGGCGGGCTGGGCCTGGAGCCATCCCCGCTACCAGGCGCTCGCCCAATTCAGCCTGGATCTCCGTCCCCTGTGGGACCATCTGTTGAGCGAGTTGCACGCCATGGCTTATGCGGTGACTCTGCTCTTCACCCCGTGGAACCAGAACTTCGATCACGATCTCCCTGTCTTCCACTCACTGACTCAATGGCCCCTTCCGCGTGATCTCTTGTTGCTCTCAGTGACGGTCGCTGCATGCCTGTTTTCGTGGCGGCGCTTTCCCCAGGTGGCCTTCGGCCTGGCCTGGTTTTTTATTCAGCTCCTCCCGATCAGCTTGATTCCACGTAACGATCTATTGAGCGAGCGCAATCTGTATCTGCCTGCGATCGGACTCTTGCTGGCGATTGTCGCGCTCGGGTCGTATGTCATCCAGCGGCTCATGACAATCATCCGGCGACCCGGTCTTGCTCCGTCCGCTTGGGCTGCGGTGGCGACTGTCGTGGTCGTTACGCTCTGTTTTTTCACTGTTCAGCGGAACCAGCTCTATCACGACCGGCTGCTGCTCTGGTCCGATGCGGCCGCAAAATCCCCCAATAAAGCCAGACCGCACAATAATCTCGGCTATGCCTATGCGCTTCGAGACGACTGGGATCGGGCCATTGAAGAATTCCGCGCAGCGGCCAGGCTCGATCCCGATTTCATCCTTGCCCAACAAAACCTCCGCGATGCTTATCTTCACCGCGTCGGACGGCGATAGGGACCGGCTCCCGCGTAGCCGGTCCCTCTCCTTCTGACGGGGACAGTCGCCGGTCGGAAGGGCGACTGTCCCCTTGCTTCAACTGTTCGTTCCTTGCAATACCTCATGGCCGTACCGGAGTAGCTTGCTGGCCTGCTCCCATTGGTCCATGAGATTCAATCCCACCAGCAGCAAGCGATGGCCGTCTTTGAACATGCTGGCGATCAAGCAGCGACCCGCTTTGCTCGTGTAGCCGGTTTTGACGCCGTTCACATCAGAGTCGACCAGGAGTTCGTTCGTGCTATGCAGCGACAGCTTCCTCTTTCCATCGACTGTCGAGATGTCGCGGACCAGTGTCCTGACCATCATGGAAAAGAACGGCTGTTGCAGCGCCCGATCGGTTAACGTTGCGAGATCCGCTGCCGTCGAATAGTGCTCCGGCGCATCGAAACCGCAGGGATTGACAAAGTGCGTGTCCTGCAATCCCAGTGCGCTGGCTCGTTCATTCATCATCGCGACGAACCGCGTGTCGTCGCCTCCGATGTGCCAGGCGACTGCCTCGCAGGCGTCGTTTGCGCTGGCCACCAGCATGGCCGTCAGCAGATCGCGCAGGATGAACTCCTCCCCGGGCCGGAAGTTGTAGACCGAATGATGGACGATCGAACGCGGGTGGATCTTCACCACCTCTTGAAGCGGCGCAGATTCCAAGGCAATCAGCGCCGTCATGATTTTTGTGAGGCTGGCAGGAGGGAGCCGGCGTGACGCGTCTTTTTCCAGCAGCACGCGGCCGGACTTCAATTCAATGAGATACAGTGCCGAAGCTTTGATCGACGGTTTAGCCGGTGTTTCCTGGGCGCGGACGTCGACGCTGCACAGCATCACCGTCACGGCCATGCCGACGAGAAGCGATCTCCCGCACCCGGTTCGGCCCATGTAATCGCCTAGTTTCCAAATAATTTTTTCAACATGCCGCCGGCTTTCTCTATATCGGACTTATCGTCGGCGGGCGGTTCCGTTTCCTGGACCGGTGGAGTCTCTTGCGGTGTCACGATCTGGGGCTTCGTGCCAGATTTTCGCGTACTGGGGGGAGGCATCCCGCTCATGTCAGGCCTGCCCATGGGCTGCCCCATTCCAGGGCGGCCCATCGCGCCGCTCATCATTCCCGCCATGTCGAATTTCATGAACCCTTCCGGGATCTCGAACAGCGCGGGGTCCTGCCTGCCGATCGTCACGTTCTTGAGTTCCGTCAGCATCCGCTTCTTCTCATTCCCTTCCTTGTAGAGGAGATCCTGCTTGACGTTGATTCCCTCTCTTGTCCGCCAGGAGAAACCGCCGTATTTTTTGCCGTCCGTGCTGGTCGCGATGGTCTTGTACTTCGTTACCCTGACGCCGTTTAACATTTCTTCCCCCATCACCGTGTCTTCATACGTCCATTGCGAGGCATCACTGCCCTGTCCCTGAACTTTTTGCCCCATTGCATATTCCATATACATGTTTTCCGACGGCATGAGCATCCACATGATCTTGGTGTCATATCGGAAAATCTGAACAGCGCCGTCGCCGGTTCCCGTCAACATTTCTTTGCGCTCCTTAGTCGGTGTCGCATAGACACGTTGCTGGATCGTACCTTCCTCATTTTGAATCGTCGCATCGGCGGAATATTCCGCCTGGGGCCTGCTGAGTTGAGCCGCCCAAGCCGGTATCGCACTGAACACAGTGGCGAGCGCAATCAATGCGCACAGACGTCGAAACATGACAGGCTCCTTCCTGAGATGTGTAGCAAGCTGGTGGTGGTTTGTGTGACTCCCATCCGGGTGCAGCTCCGAGCTTGTGTGGGACAGAACGTGGAACCGGGGTGAAAGATATCCCTTGCTCAAAAAGAAGTAAAGTGGGACGGAGAGACGAGGCTGGTGGATACGCGGGGGTGTTTAGAGTAGACTGGCTTCCCGACAAACATATCTGTTCACCTTGCCATGCTGCGAGGTGCGATGTCGTGAATCGCCGGCGCGTGCCATTTAAGAGGAGACATGGAATGAACGATCAAGAAACAAAAAAGGCGGTAGGGATTCTCAACCGCATTATGGAGCATGAGTTAGCAGGAGTCGTGCGCTACATGCATTACTCGCTGATGGTCTATGGGTATAACCGAATTCCAATCGTATCATGGCTGAAGAGTAATGCGGATGAGAGCCTGGCCCATGCACATAAAGCTGGAGAACTGGTCACCTTATTGGGTGGCCATCCGTCGCTGAAAATCGGCACGTTGCTGGAAACGGAGAAGCACGACGTGGGGGATATTTTACGCGAAAGTTTGGAGCACGAGAAAGTTGCTGTCGCTGCATATTATGAGCTGCTGAAACTCTCCGAAGGAAAGTCCGTCCTTCTGGAAGAGTATGCGCGAGAAATGATCGTCGGTGAAGAACTGCATCTGGACGAAGTGAATAAGATGTTGCGTAAATCAGGTGATGTGCAGCCGTTTCGTTCTTAGTGATTCCCGGGCATTTCATGAGCCTCTGACCCGACCGTAAAAGGATATACCGGTCGCTCGAACGTGGCTCAGCCCATGGTACATCCTCGAGAGCGACAGAACCATCGTCAATCCTACAACGAAGACCTGTAACGCACCTTCATAAGAAAGCGCGTGCGAACCAGAGTGGCGGGCACTCGGCAGTGCAGCGCTTTCAGAAAGATCGGTAACAGACACAGATGAATTCCCCAACAACCCAACCAGTTTCAGATGCGGCACAGCTGAAGATTGTTCCACTTATCGCCAAGGAACTCGGCGTGGGTCCCGATCAGGTTAAGGCTGCAGTTGCCCTGCTCGACGAAGGCTCGACCGTGCCGTTTATCGCGCGGTACCGGAAGGAGGCCACTGGCAATCTGGATGATACGCACTTGCGCACGTTGGAAGAGCGGCTCCTCTATCTGCGCGATTTGGAGCTGCGCCGCGCGGCAATTCTGGCCTCGATCGAAGAGCAGGGTAAGCTGACCGACGCGCTGCGCGGCACGATCGAGGCGGCTACGACCAAGCAAACGTTGGAAGATCTCTACCTGCCCTACAAGCCCAAACGCCGCACGAGGGCGCAGATTGCGCGCGAGGCTGGGCTGGAGCCCTTGGCTGAGGCCCTCTTTGCCGATCCGACACTCGACCCGGAGCAGGAAGCCATGAAGTATCTG
Encoded here:
- a CDS encoding bacterioferritin — protein: MNDQETKKAVGILNRIMEHELAGVVRYMHYSLMVYGYNRIPIVSWLKSNADESLAHAHKAGELVTLLGGHPSLKIGTLLETEKHDVGDILRESLEHEKVAVAAYYELLKLSEGKSVLLEEYAREMIVGEELHLDEVNKMLRKSGDVQPFRS
- a CDS encoding metal-dependent hydrolase — its product is MASAFSHVIVAVAMGRAFRNKELRWRELGLGAFCSVLPDLDVVGFPLGIQYGDMWGHRGLTHSVLFAALLAGILVALWCRGKPAIAMTGLFLYFFLCTASHGVLDAMTDGGLGVAFFSPFDTTRYFLAVRPVLVSPIGISEFFSEYGARVLANEAVWIWLPSLALFVLLRAIQHVRGAKSP
- a CDS encoding HEAT repeat domain-containing protein; amino-acid sequence: MRRSMKQPGRSGKRSIKPVQLFVAGTIFWVLWVAVFLPFTSTGATQESYPIKEPVKKYIESCLRKPIHEADCEKVRKSAVEILKEDLRTLGATADRAHMPRIVRMFKSDEVELRIAAADAIGMIGPQDSDVEVLAPLTNDPVPDVRNAASNMLSHGKGNTLVLLKQRVMPMSVGRTPQAPVDAGKYSMPVAPDSIYLFDLSDAAVGRLSYVSKSGKSDPAQFFKSKAKKGPFPLQEFKDKYRYQLQDEDEAMNLAREAEGKAVESAQPPDPSNLQAYTEFMQKIASVGARQGSRTYLDSYEPNLFGSPTVYVLEERQIGQRSYPTRYVVLYQEQALKRPGYRLNWMTVPDDAIRTAQAVSLAEEKEESARKKENEVLKKRQEALQNLEKKKDEQEKKQFKKGQADLEKELGF
- a CDS encoding D-alanyl-D-alanine carboxypeptidase, which codes for MGRTGCGRSLLVGMAVTVMLCSVDVRAQETPAKPSIKASALYLIELKSGRVLLEKDASRRLPPASLTKIMTALIALESAPLQEVVKIHPRSIVHHSVYNFRPGEEFILRDLLTAMLVASANDACEAVAWHIGGDDTRFVAMMNERASALGLQDTHFVNPCGFDAPEHYSTAADLATLTDRALQQPFFSMMVRTLVRDISTVDGKRKLSLHSTNELLVDSDVNGVKTGYTSKAGRCLIASMFKDGHRLLLVGLNLMDQWEQASKLLRYGHEVLQGTNS
- a CDS encoding tetratricopeptide repeat protein, with the protein product MNSSRVRFIPFVLCTAAVAVYYTAFNGDFHYDDAASILENPHLDGWQTFLGHLDHMVRLVLYTTFLFDRSLYGAAPAGYHLLNLLLHLGSGLLVYLIVTRAVTEETRHVPVWTALVFLVHPIATETVTYISGRASGLMAFLYLFALFLYLKADEHSENVTRRRLYLSGAVASFVLAIGSKETAVTLPVILLLWDMVIRKLKGPSLRTGILTRHLPFWIVLLLAAGWAWSHPRYQALAQFSLDLRPLWDHLLSELHAMAYAVTLLFTPWNQNFDHDLPVFHSLTQWPLPRDLLLLSVTVAACLFSWRRFPQVAFGLAWFFIQLLPISLIPRNDLLSERNLYLPAIGLLLAIVALGSYVIQRLMTIIRRPGLAPSAWAAVATVVVVTLCFFTVQRNQLYHDRLLLWSDAAAKSPNKARPHNNLGYAYALRDDWDRAIEEFRAAARLDPDFILAQQNLRDAYLHRVGRR
- a CDS encoding DnaJ domain-containing protein, with amino-acid sequence MREERTTNYYTLLELLPTATDADIKKAWHEQIQVWHPDRFNHAPTLHRKAEARTQLINQAYQTLSDPVARTSYDAKIQSSASHGPPPRPSPATGPSSESYSSTTSRPQQRPRSPQDPRGPQSLIMLSRQGQPTTMVPAIHLYVDPREHFPYDFHGFVRIAGVIREPLSAGSYAIAETPELLCIKCIGVEVLSTIYSNPSDNRLPFLHELEQLLAFPSRFLVIEGTLQHRKAGGRLNQYHKNGMTDFLDALTARYGLTIVYTDNREEAEERVANLAALHYAYYFAEQQGFGRCLKEGDL
- the trmL gene encoding tRNA (uridine(34)/cytosine(34)/5-carboxymethylaminomethyluridine(34)-2'-O)-methyltransferase TrmL: MFDVILYQPEIPPNTGNIIRLCANTGARLHLVKPLGFSLEDKQLLRAGLDYHEFATMTVHESWADCLAAFNDRRLFAVSTKGTQRYDLVDYAAGDVFVFGPESRGLPSEILQSVAEQQRIRVPMVPGNRSLNLSNAVSVVLYEAWRQVGFGMRR